The genomic stretch CCGTCGGACCTTCACGAATACAGCCTCAGCGTGATCGCGGCCTCGACCTTCTGGTCGAACATCTATTTCTGGAAAACCACCAACTATTTCTCCATCGACGCGGAACTGCGGCCACTGTTGCACACATGGTCGCTTTCGGTCGAGGAGCAGTATTATATCTTCGCGCCGATCCTAGTGTATCTGATCTACCGATACGCCTCGAAGCGTTGGCTGACGATACTGCTGCCGATCGCCATCGGCAGTTTTGCCCTGGCGGTCATGGCAACCACACTGGCGCCGACCGCCGGCTTCTACCTCCTGCCGACGCGCATCTGGGAACTGGCGCTGGGTGCGATTCTGATGCTGAAAAAACCACCGGCGCTGGCCAGCCGTCCGCTGACGGAACTGATCGGCCTCGCCGGTTTTGGCTTGATCGCCTTCGGCTTTCTGACGATTTCGGAAAGCGACCCGTTTCCAGGCTACAATGCCCTGTTTCCCTGCATCGGAACGGCGCTGCTCATCTATGCGGGCCAGGCGCATGCCGACAGGCCGGTGCCTGTCGCGACGCGCGTGCTTCAGCTCACCCCGCTGGTCTGGGTGGGGCTCATCTCCTATTCGCTCTACCTCGTTCACTGGCCGATCAATTCGTTCGTCCACTATCTCTCGCTGAAAGCCATCGGTGTGCCAACGATCATGGCGATGATGGTGGCGAGTGTCGCGCTGGCAACATTCTCATGGAAGTATGTCGAGCAGCCCTTCCGCCAGAAGGGGGCCTTCACCGCCCCGCTGCCCATCTTCGCTTTCTCGGCCGCGGCGATCGCCTTGCTGTGCGTCGGCGGCGTGGCCGGCGTGCTGGGTAAGGGTTTTCCGCAACGGTTCCCGGACTTCTCGACGGAACGGGTCGTGGTGGGTGACTGGCGCAACGGCGTCTGTTTCAACGAGGGTGCGGACCGGATCGAGAACTGGAACCTCGCCGACTGCACCCGTACGCATGGCTTTGCTACCAATGTGCTGCTGTGGGGCGATTCCTTCGCCGCGCATTATGTGTCGGGGCTGGAGGCCAATGCTGACAAGATCCAGGCCAATGTTATCCAGTACACCTATGCCGGCTGCCCACCCAACCTGACCTACTTTTCCTACGCCCGGCCGGCCTGCACCCGCTTCAACGAACGGGCGCTGTCGATCATCCACGAAGCCAACATCCAAGCCGTGATCCTGAGCGGCAGATGGACCGACTACCAGGCCAGGGGTTTTGAGGGCCTGCAAAAGACGGTCGACCGGCTGCGCGACATGGGCGTCAAGGTCTATGTCATCGGCCAGTCTCCGGAATTCATCGCCGACGTCCAGAAGATCGCTTTCTTCGCGAGACGGGATCATGTCGCCAACACATCCTGGCCGATGGCCATGGATCCGGACATCAACAAGCAGGTGCAGCCATTCGTCGAAGGGGCTGATTTCATCGATCCGCTGGCTTATCTGTGCGACGCGGCCGGCTGTTCCTACGCCGACGCCGGCACCAGGCAGTTTCTCTACTTCGACTACGGTCATTTCTCTTCGGCCGGCGCGACCCTCGCCATCTCGAAATACTGGCCAAGCTTTGCCGCCACCAACAAAGTCGCGAAGGCAAAATAGGAATCGCGGACCAGCGCCGAGGCAACCGCTAAAGCGTTTGTTTCGAGGATCGCTTTGCGATTGCCGGAAGCCCGAGCCTCATGGTAACGAGGGCACGCGCGGGTATGATGTAATGGTAGCCTGTCAGCTTCCCAAGCTGAACGCGCGGGTTCGATTCCCGCTACCCGCTCCAGCATATGCCATAGGGCCATACGCCTGATGTTGAGGGTTTCGAACCCCCGCCTCGGCGCTATCCAAGCCTCTTGAGGTAGAGATTGAATGCTGGCCACGACCTAGAGTTGACTGATTCGCATCTGCTTCTTCAGAAGGAACCGAGCGAGATTATCGACGTTGCGCGGCGCCACCTTTTCGGGGAGGTGCGCCAGCAAATTCTTCGACCTGGCGTCATTGCGGTAGCGCTCAACCCATTCCTCGGTGTAGGCGTCCCGCTGCAACCGCAAATTCGTCTTGAAATTGCAGTTCGGCATTTCAACCGATAACTGGCGCGCCAACGACGCGACATACGGACGAGGGTCACTCAAGAGATCTTCATAGAAAAAATGGTCGTAGGGCAGATCGGCCATGTGCAGGTAGGCACCCCAGAAGGCATGACTCTGCTCGATCCGGAAGTAGACTTGGCAGATGCTGGCGAAGTCGTACTCCGGGACCAGATCAGTAGCGCTCGTCGTGCTCTGCCAACGGCCCGACGCTTTCGCCCGACAATAGGAAATTGCTTGACGAAGTCGGTCTCTCCGTTCGAGCAAGACCAATCCGATGTCATGGCGCCTGATGCATTCGGTGAGGAAGTCGACTCCATACTTCGCCTGCGTCGTCTCAAGGTGCCGCGAAAACACTTTTACAGCGAACCTGCTATTCGCGGTCTTGCCGCGATCGATCACCGCGCGAAGAAGTTCGTCGAAGGATTTTGGCTTGAACCCAAGCTTGCTAGGGTCGAGCCATTCGCCCGACTGCCCCAGTATTCCGGTGCTGTTTGCCAGACTACCAAGCCATTCGGAGCCACTGCGGGCTTCGGTCAGTATCGCCACGCCTTTCATGCGTGCCGATTGCCCCTGGTCTGCAAACTTGTAGCCGGTGTTACGGGATATGGTTCTGCTCCTTAATGGCCACTCGGCATGGTCACACCTCTATCTGACGGCATTTCAATTAGTAAAGTCTAATATGATTCCGTCAATTCGATCTTAGGATACCTGGAACGGACGATTCCGTCACGGGTGGTCTGTGCCAAGCCATTCATTACAACACGCAAGCCTTGGACCCTGCGCGTCTGTGCAGAGCCGACACCGGCCACGCTACGGTGGCGGCCTTTCATCAATGGTTCGTCACAGCCAGACGCCGAGCCATACGCGCTTGCGCCAGCAGCGGACATGGCGCCGGCCATGGCGCCAGTAGCTGCGGCAAACTCGTCTCCAGCCGCGGCGCCGTCCGCCATCACGACGACGCCAGTCACCATCACGGCCGTGATGCCAGCGACGGTGGGAGACCTGCTCCACTTCGACCGCGTCATCGCCTTCGAAGACCGCAGCATCAGGCTTGTCCAGTTGATCCAGAATTCCGTTGCCCTGCGGAATACCGGCAACCGCGCGGCCGGGTCCGGCTACTCCAGCAAACGCCACGACCCCCGCAACGCCCAGCAGTCCAGTGAGAAACAACCGACGTTCCATCAAAACCTCCCGAGTTGTTGACCATCGGCACCTCGTTCCCTCACCCAAAACGGGCTCCAGCGAGCATGCCGATCGGCCTGAACGAGCGACCGCACTTCTTGTTCCATCATCCCACTTCGCGCAGGATGAAATCGTGCAGCATCTTGGCGGCCGGCGACAGCGCACGGTTCCTGACCGTGATCAGGCTGTAGGGCCTGACCTCGATGTCGAATTCGGTCTGGACGACGTCGATGGCGCCGGCGAGCCCGTCGGGATTCTGGATGAATTTCGCCACTTGCACCGAAACCGGCGCGATGGCGTCGGAGTGCGCGACCATGACCAGCGTGAGCAGCAGCGAAGAGGTGTTGAGGATGCGGTCCGGCAGCGCGATGTTGCGGTTGAGGAAATTGCTCTCCATCGCCTGGCGCAAAGGGGAGCCGCCCGATTGGAAGACCCAGTCATAGGCTGCGGTGTCTTCCAGCCGCACCACGCTGCCCCTGGTGAGCGGATGGCCACGGCGCACGATCAGGCAGGCCTTCTCGACGCCGATGACGCGCGATTCAAACAGCCGCGGATTGAGGTCGTCGGGAATGCGCGCGATGATGAAATCGTGGCGCGTGGCGATCAGTT from Mesorhizobium sp. NZP2077 encodes the following:
- a CDS encoding acyltransferase family protein, which encodes MNYRRDIDGLRAVAVLPVVLFHFGVSAIPGGFTGVDIFFVISGYLISGSLLDDLERGQFSIGRFYWRRARRILPALTFVILLASIAAWFILLPSDLHEYSLSVIAASTFWSNIYFWKTTNYFSIDAELRPLLHTWSLSVEEQYYIFAPILVYLIYRYASKRWLTILLPIAIGSFALAVMATTLAPTAGFYLLPTRIWELALGAILMLKKPPALASRPLTELIGLAGFGLIAFGFLTISESDPFPGYNALFPCIGTALLIYAGQAHADRPVPVATRVLQLTPLVWVGLISYSLYLVHWPINSFVHYLSLKAIGVPTIMAMMVASVALATFSWKYVEQPFRQKGAFTAPLPIFAFSAAAIALLCVGGVAGVLGKGFPQRFPDFSTERVVVGDWRNGVCFNEGADRIENWNLADCTRTHGFATNVLLWGDSFAAHYVSGLEANADKIQANVIQYTYAGCPPNLTYFSYARPACTRFNERALSIIHEANIQAVILSGRWTDYQARGFEGLQKTVDRLRDMGVKVYVIGQSPEFIADVQKIAFFARRDHVANTSWPMAMDPDINKQVQPFVEGADFIDPLAYLCDAAGCSYADAGTRQFLYFDYGHFSSAGATLAISKYWPSFAATNKVAKAK
- a CDS encoding Stf0 family sulfotransferase, encoding MKGVAILTEARSGSEWLGSLANSTGILGQSGEWLDPSKLGFKPKSFDELLRAVIDRGKTANSRFAVKVFSRHLETTQAKYGVDFLTECIRRHDIGLVLLERRDRLRQAISYCRAKASGRWQSTTSATDLVPEYDFASICQVYFRIEQSHAFWGAYLHMADLPYDHFFYEDLLSDPRPYVASLARQLSVEMPNCNFKTNLRLQRDAYTEEWVERYRNDARSKNLLAHLPEKVAPRNVDNLARFLLKKQMRISQL
- a CDS encoding protamine-2 (modular protein); the encoded protein is MERRLFLTGLLGVAGVVAFAGVAGPGRAVAGIPQGNGILDQLDKPDAAVFEGDDAVEVEQVSHRRWHHGRDGDWRRRDGGRRRGWRRVCRSYWRHGRRHVRCWRKRVWLGVWL
- a CDS encoding LysR family transcriptional regulator; this translates as MAALRNPTGVSNGYNETPGDGETLLRSGLSLRHMRMIVALDDHGRVSAAAQVMNISQPAASRMIAEMEAVLEVKLCERLPRGITLTPYGKALARRARSILLEMREVDREISELKAGKGGSVFLGAVTAPAIELAVPAIREIRRIYPRIEITMQVETSNVLARELIATRHDFIIARIPDDLNPRLFESRVIGVEKACLIVRRGHPLTRGSVVRLEDTAAYDWVFQSGGSPLRQAMESNFLNRNIALPDRILNTSSLLLTLVMVAHSDAIAPVSVQVAKFIQNPDGLAGAIDVVQTEFDIEVRPYSLITVRNRALSPAAKMLHDFILREVG